The Amycolatopsis sp. NBC_01480 genome segment GTTCTGCTCGGGCGGTGACCAACGAGTGCGGGGCGACAGCGGGTATCAGGCGGATGCCGACAGCACCGGCCGGTTCCACGTCACCGACCTGCACGTCCAGATGCGGCGGTGCCCCAAGCCGATCGTCGCCATGGTCGCCGGGTACGCGATCGGCGGCGGCCACGTGCTGCACCTGGTCTGCGATCTCACGATCGCCGCCGACAACGCGGTTTTCGGGCAGGTCGGGCCCCGGGTCGGCTCGTTCGACGGCGGCTTCGGGGCGAGCCTGCTGACCAGTCTCGTCGGGCCGAAGAAGGCCAAGGAGATCTGGTTCCTGTGCCGGCGCTACGACGCGGCCAAGGCCGAGGCGATGGGCCTGGTCAACACGGTCGTGCCGCTGGCCGACCTCGAGGCGGAGACCGTGCGCTGGTGCCGGGAGATGCTCGAGCTGTCCCCGTTCGCGCTGCGGCTGATGAAGGCCAGCTTCCACGCGGCCGAGGACGGCTTCGCCGGGATCCAGCAGCTGGCCCACGACGCCAACCTGCTGTTCTACGGATCGGCCGAAGCCCAGGAGGGACGCGAAGCGTTCAAGGAAAAACGCGCTCCCGACTTCAGCCGGTTTCCCCGGCGGGCCTGACCACCTGAACCCCGGACCAAGAATCAAGCGAGGCACGATGAGTGAACCCGAAGCCGTCACCTGGCGCAGCGCGTCGCCGGGAATCACCGTCGTCACGGTGAACCGCCCGCCGGCCAACGCGCTCGGGCTGCCGATCCTCGACGGGCTGCACTCGGCGTTCGACGCCGCGGAGAAGGCCGGTGACGTCAGGGTGATGGTCGTCGAGTCGGCCCTGCCCGGGTTTTTCGCCGCCGGCGCGGACATCAAGCACATGTCCACCATCGACGCCGAGACGTTCCTCGCGTACGGGAACCGCATGCGGTCGGTCAACGACCGGCTGGCCGCCGCGCCGTGGATCTCGATCGCGGCAGTCGACGGGGCCGCGCTCGGCGGCGGTCTCGAGCTCGCGATGGCGTGCACGCTGCGGGTGTGCGGTCCCCGGGCGAAGTTCGGCCTGCCCGAGGTCAAGCTCGGCCTGATCCCGGGAGCCGGTGGGACACAACGACTCCCGCGGCTGGTCGGCCGGGGCCGGGCACTGGATCTCATGCTGACCGCCCGTCAGGTGCGCGCGGACGAGGCGCTCGCCATCGGACTGGTCGACCGGCGCACCGAAGGTGACGTGCTGGACGCCGCGCTGACGCTGGCCGCCGAGATCGTCCCGTCCTCGCTGCCGGCGCAGCTGGCCGTGGTGCGCACGGTTGATGCCGCGTTCGAGCTGCCCCTGGCCGACGGGATGGCTTACGAGGCCACACAGGAACAGGCGCTGTTCACCGACGGCGACGCGGCCGAAGGCATCACCGCCTTCATCGAGAAGCGACCGCCGAACTTCGCCTGATCCGTGGCCCGGGCGAGAACCGCAGCGGAAGGAGCCGGTCGTGAAGATTCCGGACGAGGACTACAAAACACTGCGGCTCAGCGAGCCGGGCACCGATGTCGCGCTCGTGGAGCTGAACCGCCCCAGCCGGTACAACGCGATGACCGACACCATGTTCGACGAGCTGGAACGGGCGTTCACCGCGCTCGACGACGAGGACGGCTGCCGGGCAGTGGTGCTGACCGGCGCGGGCCAGGCGTTCTGCGCCGGCTACGACCTCGCCGACGCGGAAGACCTCCCCGGACTCGGTGCGCTGGGCATGCTGGATCGGCAGGAACGGGCGGCGCGGGCCCTGCTCGCGGTGCGTTCCGTGCGGGTTCCGGTGATCGCCGCGGTCAACGGGGCCGCGGCGGGCGGCGGTATGTCACTCGCGCTGGCGGCCGATATCCGGCTCGCGGCCACCGGGGCGAAGTTCAACGCCGCGTTCGTCCGGATAGGACTGTCCGCGGGGGATCTCGGTGCTTCCTGGCTGCTGACGCGGCTGATCGGCCCCGCTCAGACGAGCGAGATCTGTTTCACCGGGCGCATGGTGCTCGCCGAAGAGGCGGAGCGGATCGGCTTGGTCAACCGTGTGGTCGCTCCTGACGCGCTGCTGCCCGAGGCCCTGGCGCTCGCCGAGACGATCGCCGCCAACTCTCCCGGCGGGGTGCAGCTGTCGAAGCGTGCGGTGCAGGCCAACATGGAGATCTCGTCGTACGCCGCCGCACTCGAATTGGAGAACCGCGGCCAAGCGCTGTTGACGCGCGGCTCGGACATGCCGGAGGCGCTGGCCGCGTTCAAGGAGAAGCGCAAGCCCCTGTTCACCGGCTGCTGACGCGCCACGACACGACAGCGAGGTCGTCATGCGATTTCCCGAATTCGAGACCCTGACCTTCGAAGTGCTCGACGGTGGGATCGGCGTGCTCCGGCTGAACCGGCCGGAGCGGATGAACGCCCAGACCGTGCGGATGTTCCACGAGTACGGCCTGGCGGCCCGGGCCCTGCGGGACACCGGGCTCCGCGCGCTGATCCTGACCTCCACCGGGGACCGGGCGTTCTGCGCCGGGTTCGACCTGGCCGAGATCGACGTGATCACCCGCATGGGAGTGCGGGAGTTCCTGAAGTTCCAGGAGACCGCGACGGGCGGGATCGCGGCGCTGCGGCACTTGCCGTTCCCGGTGATCGCCGCGGTGCACGGGCCGGCGACGGGTGGTGGCATGGCGTTGGCGCTGGCCGCGGACATCCGGCTGGTCGCTCCGTCGGCGAAGTTCAGCGCGGCCTTCGTGAAGGTCGGCCTTTCGGTCGGCGAGCTGGGCACCTCCTACACACTGAGCCGGCTCGTCGGCCCGGGGCGCGCGGCGGAAATCGGCTACACCGGGCGGCTGGTGGCGGCGGAGGAGGCCGTCACGATCGGCTTGGCGAACCGGATGGTGCCCGGCGAGCAGCTGTTCGGCGAAGCCGTCGCGATGGCGGAGCAGATCGCGGCGAACTCCCCAGGCGGGGTGCGGATGTCCAAGCGGGCCATCCAGCGCAATCAGGAGATCACGTCCTACGCCGCCGCGCTCGAGCTGGAGAACCGCGGCCAGGCGCTGCTGACGCGGACCGCGGACATGCCGGAAGCGTTGTCGGCCTTCACCGAGAAGCGCCAACCGCGCTTCACCGGGCGGTGAGCGGTGACTGGGGAGTGGACACCGGCGGCCCGCCGGGAACTGGCGGAATTCCTCGAGGCCCGCGGGCTCACCCGGGGGCCGGTCACGACCCGCCGGATCGGGGACGGGCACTCGAACCTGACCTACCTGGTGTCGGACGGCGAACGGCAGGTGGTGCTCCGGCGTCCGCCACCGCCTCCGGTGCCGCCGGGTGCGCACGATATGGCGCGCGAGGCCCGGCTGATCGGAGCGCTGCGCGAGACCGAGGTTCCCGTGCCGCGTCTGCTGGCCACCGCGGACGCGGGGCAGCTGCTCGACGTGCCTTGTTACGTCATGAGTTTCGCGGCGGGCCCGGTGGTCACGACCCGGACGCCGCCGCCACTCGACCAGCCCGGGACCCGCCGGGCGATCGGATACGCACTGGTGGACACCCTGGCCGCACTGCACACGGTCGACTGGCGCTCGGCCGGGCTGGCCGGCCTGGGGCGGCCGACCGGGTTCAACGAGCGGCACCTGCGGCGGATCACCGGTCTGGTCGCGGGCGAGGACGGTGCGCTGCCCGCGCCGTTCGCACCGGTCCATTCCTGGCTGATGGCGAACATCCCCGCCGAATCCGGCGCGGCCCTGATCCACAACGACTACCGGATCGGCAACGTCGTCCTGTCGGCAAAGGAGCCAGGACGCGTCGAAGCGGTGCTGGACTGGGAGCTGGCCACCCTCGGCGATCCGCTGTTCGACCTCGGCTATTTCCTGGCTTCGGTCCCGCGGCCGGGCGTCCCGCTCACCCCCACCGAGGAGTTCGGGACGGCCCTGCTCGAACCGGGCTATCCCGGCCGCGAGGCGCTGGCGCAGCGGTACGCCGCCCGGACCGGCGCGAACCTGGCCGCACTCGGCTGGCACCGCGTTTTCGCGCTGTGGAAGCTGGCCGTGCTTTACGACTACGGGCGACGGCGGGCCGGCCGCAGCGGCGGCGACCCGTATTACCGGGAGGAATCGCTGGTGCGGTCGTTCCTCCACGAGGCCCAGGCCGTCGCCCGTTTCGAGGGAGCCCATGAGCACTGAATTCGACGACGCCCTCGTACCGCGGCCGGACGCGGTACACCACGACCGGTTCTTCGACCGGTTCATGCTCAACCTGCACCCCGCGGACGCGACGGCGCCGTCGGTCATCACCGGTCTCGGCCACTACCCGGCGAGGAACGTCGTGGACGGGTTCGTCGTGGTCACCACCGGCACGGAGCAACGCAATGTCAGGTTCTCCACCGAGCTTTCCGCCACCAGCGGCGCCGGCGCCGGGCCACTGGCGTTCGAGATCATCGAGCCGAACCGCCGCTGGCGGCTCCGGGTGGCGGACAATCCGGCCGGCGTCGCCTTCGACGTGGTCTGGACGGCGCGGACCCCGTACTGGCTGCGCGAGGTGGAACTCGGCAACAACGCCGGGCCGCCGACGAAGTTCGAGCACTTGGTCCAATCAGGACGCTACCGCGGGAGCCTGACTCTCGACGGTGCCACGCATCGGGTCGACGGGTGGTACGGGCAGCGGGACCGTTCGCGCGGGGTGCGGAACATGGGTGGCGGGCAGGGCCTGCACCTGTGGTGCCAGGCGCAGTTCCCCGATCGGTCGATCGGCTTCCTGCTGGTGGAGGACCGGGCGGGGGAGCGGCTGCTGGCCGAGGGGGCCGTCCTGCACGAGGACGGCACTGTGGACGACGTCGTCGACGTGGGCCATCGGCTGGCATTCTCGGACCTGGACCTGATCGCCGGCACGGTGGCGGTGAGGACGGCCGCCGGGCGCGTTTACCACCTCGAGGCCGACGCGTCGGCCGGCGGCGGGTTCATGGCCGGGGCGGGTTACGGCGGCGGGCACGGGGTGAGGCGTGGACGTGGCTACCTGGACCACGAGGTCTACCGGCTCGACGGGCCGGTGAGTCCGCGCACCCTGGACACATCCCTGACCGACCGGCTGTGCGCTTTCCGTTGGGGCAGCACGGAGGGGACCGGAATCCTCGAGTTCGCGCTCACCCGCAGCGAGTCGTACCGCTACCGGCCCACCTTGCGCTGGCGCTGCCCCTGACTCGTGAGTGTTCATGCCGGTTAGAACCGTCACGAACACTCACGAGTGGGGCGCGAGTTCAGACCGACCGCTGCTTCTTGCTCGCCTCGGTGGCGGCCATGCTGCTCCGCTTGATCTCGGCCCAGTCGCCGTCCGAAAGCGCGGTGAGCCCGGCGAAGGTGCCCGGGCCCGCCAGCATCTGGCCGCCGTCCATGGCGATCGTCTGGCCGGTGAGGTAGTCGCAGGCGTCCGACAGCAGGAACACGGTCAGGTGGGCCAGTTCTTCGACCGTGCCGGCGCGGCCGGCCGGAATCTGGTCGGCCTGCGTCGCGCCGACGGCGCTGCGGTCCGTGGGATTGAGCATCGCCCAGGCGTACTCGGTCGGGATCGGGCCGGGCGCGACCGCGTTGAGGCGGATGCCGTACCGGGCCCACTCGACGGCGAGCGACATGGTCATGGCGTGCACGGCGGCCTTCGCCATGGCCGAGGGCACCACAAACGCCGAACCGGTCCAGACCCAGGTGGTCAGGGTGGACACCACGCTGCCCGGCAAGCCCTCGGCGATCCAGCGCTTGCCCGCGGCCAGGGTGGTGTGGAACGAGCCGCTCATCACCGTCCCGGTCACCGTTTCGAACGCGCGCGGGCTCAGATCCTTGCTCTGGGCGATGAAGTTGGCGGCGGCGTTGTTCACCACTCCGCTGAGCGGTCCGTGCCCGGCCCAGATCGCCGCCATCGCCTCGTCGACGGCTTCGTACTGCCGCACGTCCACCGTCTGGACGTGCACGCTGCCGGGCCGGGCCGCGCCGGCCTGCTCGGCGGCCTCCTCCAGCACGGCTCGCCGCCGCCCCCAGAGATGGACGTCCGCGCCGTGGGCCACGAGCTGCCCGGCGAGGGCACGGCCGAGGCCGGTTCCGCCGCCGGTGATGAGGAACTGCTTACCCGCCAAGAGATCGGGCCGGTACGGCGAGCGGGCGGTGGGGTGCGGCATGGCGATGGCTCACCTTCCTGGATCCTCGGCGTGGCCGGGTGACGGGACCGCCGAACGGGTCAGGAGAGCAGCCGTTTGGCGATGATCTCCCGCTGGATTTCGTTGGTGCCGCCGTAGATCGGCGGTGCCAGCGCCCGGCGGACCTGGAACTCCATGCCGTACTCGCGGGCGTAGCCGTAGCCGCCCATCATCTGCATGGCTTCCAGCGCCGTGTTCTTCGCGATCTCGGTGCATCGCATCTTCGCCATCGCGCTCTCCTGGGCCAGCTGGTCCTCCTGCCCGGCGTCGATGCGCGCGGCGACGTCGTAGAGGAAGGACCGTGCGAACGCGATGTCGGTCGCCAGGTCCGCGATCCGGTGCCGCAGCGCCTGGAAGGTGGCGACCTTCTGCCCGAACGCCTCCCGCTCCCGGACGAAGGCGATCGCGTCGTCCAGCGAGCGCTGGGCGCTGCCCACGCTCATCGCGGCGATGATCAGCCGCTCGACCCCCAGCCCGCGCATGAGCTGCTTCCAGCCCTCACCCGCCGTGCCCACCACGGCGGACGCCGGCACGCGGACGTCGGTGAAGAAGACGTCGTTGCAGGTCCGGGCTTCCATCGTGCGCACTTCCCGCATTTCGATGCCCGGCG includes the following:
- the menB gene encoding 1,4-dihydroxy-2-naphthoyl-CoA synthase → MGDIEVGWAESGDYTDIRYETTSDGIAKITIDRPEVHNAFRPQTLIEISRALTVAREDESVGVVVLTGAGEKAFCSGGDQRVRGDSGYQADADSTGRFHVTDLHVQMRRCPKPIVAMVAGYAIGGGHVLHLVCDLTIAADNAVFGQVGPRVGSFDGGFGASLLTSLVGPKKAKEIWFLCRRYDAAKAEAMGLVNTVVPLADLEAETVRWCREMLELSPFALRLMKASFHAAEDGFAGIQQLAHDANLLFYGSAEAQEGREAFKEKRAPDFSRFPRRA
- a CDS encoding enoyl-CoA hydratase-related protein, producing MSEPEAVTWRSASPGITVVTVNRPPANALGLPILDGLHSAFDAAEKAGDVRVMVVESALPGFFAAGADIKHMSTIDAETFLAYGNRMRSVNDRLAAAPWISIAAVDGAALGGGLELAMACTLRVCGPRAKFGLPEVKLGLIPGAGGTQRLPRLVGRGRALDLMLTARQVRADEALAIGLVDRRTEGDVLDAALTLAAEIVPSSLPAQLAVVRTVDAAFELPLADGMAYEATQEQALFTDGDAAEGITAFIEKRPPNFA
- a CDS encoding enoyl-CoA hydratase/isomerase family protein, whose amino-acid sequence is MKIPDEDYKTLRLSEPGTDVALVELNRPSRYNAMTDTMFDELERAFTALDDEDGCRAVVLTGAGQAFCAGYDLADAEDLPGLGALGMLDRQERAARALLAVRSVRVPVIAAVNGAAAGGGMSLALAADIRLAATGAKFNAAFVRIGLSAGDLGASWLLTRLIGPAQTSEICFTGRMVLAEEAERIGLVNRVVAPDALLPEALALAETIAANSPGGVQLSKRAVQANMEISSYAAALELENRGQALLTRGSDMPEALAAFKEKRKPLFTGC
- a CDS encoding enoyl-CoA hydratase/isomerase family protein, which translates into the protein MRFPEFETLTFEVLDGGIGVLRLNRPERMNAQTVRMFHEYGLAARALRDTGLRALILTSTGDRAFCAGFDLAEIDVITRMGVREFLKFQETATGGIAALRHLPFPVIAAVHGPATGGGMALALAADIRLVAPSAKFSAAFVKVGLSVGELGTSYTLSRLVGPGRAAEIGYTGRLVAAEEAVTIGLANRMVPGEQLFGEAVAMAEQIAANSPGGVRMSKRAIQRNQEITSYAAALELENRGQALLTRTADMPEALSAFTEKRQPRFTGR
- a CDS encoding phosphotransferase family protein, which codes for MTGEWTPAARRELAEFLEARGLTRGPVTTRRIGDGHSNLTYLVSDGERQVVLRRPPPPPVPPGAHDMAREARLIGALRETEVPVPRLLATADAGQLLDVPCYVMSFAAGPVVTTRTPPPLDQPGTRRAIGYALVDTLAALHTVDWRSAGLAGLGRPTGFNERHLRRITGLVAGEDGALPAPFAPVHSWLMANIPAESGAALIHNDYRIGNVVLSAKEPGRVEAVLDWELATLGDPLFDLGYFLASVPRPGVPLTPTEEFGTALLEPGYPGREALAQRYAARTGANLAALGWHRVFALWKLAVLYDYGRRRAGRSGGDPYYREESLVRSFLHEAQAVARFEGAHEH
- a CDS encoding DUF7064 domain-containing protein, which gives rise to MSTEFDDALVPRPDAVHHDRFFDRFMLNLHPADATAPSVITGLGHYPARNVVDGFVVVTTGTEQRNVRFSTELSATSGAGAGPLAFEIIEPNRRWRLRVADNPAGVAFDVVWTARTPYWLREVELGNNAGPPTKFEHLVQSGRYRGSLTLDGATHRVDGWYGQRDRSRGVRNMGGGQGLHLWCQAQFPDRSIGFLLVEDRAGERLLAEGAVLHEDGTVDDVVDVGHRLAFSDLDLIAGTVAVRTAAGRVYHLEADASAGGGFMAGAGYGGGHGVRRGRGYLDHEVYRLDGPVSPRTLDTSLTDRLCAFRWGSTEGTGILEFALTRSESYRYRPTLRWRCP
- a CDS encoding SDR family oxidoreductase; translated protein: MPHPTARSPYRPDLLAGKQFLITGGGTGLGRALAGQLVAHGADVHLWGRRRAVLEEAAEQAGAARPGSVHVQTVDVRQYEAVDEAMAAIWAGHGPLSGVVNNAAANFIAQSKDLSPRAFETVTGTVMSGSFHTTLAAGKRWIAEGLPGSVVSTLTTWVWTGSAFVVPSAMAKAAVHAMTMSLAVEWARYGIRLNAVAPGPIPTEYAWAMLNPTDRSAVGATQADQIPAGRAGTVEELAHLTVFLLSDACDYLTGQTIAMDGGQMLAGPGTFAGLTALSDGDWAEIKRSSMAATEASKKQRSV
- a CDS encoding acyl-CoA dehydrogenase family protein gives rise to the protein MQPTVEQAEFARAIRDFCARECGTQAQRDALTENGTLANSPQILAKLAAHGWLGVSLPEELGGGGAGFADECVFLEETARGLAPITAYSSSLTAAQTYLKWGNEEQKKTVVGNLVAGRLEAIALSEPEAGSDLGGVRVKAIRDGGDYVVNGQKTWISAAHISEHLLVLGREDATRGKHQGLTLLMVPCATPGIEMREVRTMEARTCNDVFFTDVRVPASAVVGTAGEGWKQLMRGLGVERLIIAAMSVGSAQRSLDDAIAFVREREAFGQKVATFQALRHRIADLATDIAFARSFLYDVAARIDAGQEDQLAQESAMAKMRCTEIAKNTALEAMQMMGGYGYAREYGMEFQVRRALAPPIYGGTNEIQREIIAKRLLS